The following is a genomic window from Caldicellulosiruptor danielii.
AATATTCTTATTGGATTTATTCTTATTACTATTTTTCAGATGTTTGATATGGCTGAAATTACAAATAGTAGGATGCTATTAATTAATATGCTATATGCATATTATCTTTTCTTGCCTATTTATAGATTTAAAAGGTGGAGAGCTATAGATGGAGAATGCATTTCGATTTAGGTTGAAGCAGAATGTTATTCCAGCTATTCTGTATTTTACCTTTTTGAGTGGATTTTTTGGAAGTACTCTTGCATATCCAAAGCTAAGTTATCTTTTTGCATATAGAATATTTTTGGCATTTTTGTTTTTTCTTATTTTTATCGACTTGATGTTAAATGGGATTGAGCTGAGGAGTTTTCTTAACTTTTCCACTTTTTTTCTAATAGGGTGGTGTGCCTACTCACTTTTAAGTTTTTTATGGGCTCAGGATATAAAAAGTGCAGTAAGAGACCAGGTTTTTTTAACCATCAATATATTTGTAATACTGATATTTATGTATTACTCAAGATACCTTAGATGGGATGTTTTTGAAAACATAATATTGATTTCATTTATCATTCATCTTGTTGTAGGCTATTTAGAAGTAGTGACTGACAAACATTTGTGGACATCTAAGGTACCCTTATACAATCTTCATAGAACTCCTTCAACCTTTTTTGCAAATCCAAACGATTTTGCAACTTATTTGGTTTTATATTCGCCTTTTATTTTAGGTTTAGCGATAAACAAAAGTAGAAATAATTTTTTCAAAAAGTGGGCGGCTTTTCTAAGCGCAGTTTTGGCTATCCCACTTTTGATTCTTACCACAAGCAGAGCAAATTACATAGGTTTTTTAATAGCTTTGTTTGTTTATTTTCTTTTGGCTGGTAAAGACCAGAAAAAGAATCTTCTATACTATGCGGCTATATTTTTAGTTTTTCTAATGTTTATAATAGGTTTTAGACTGGACTTTGGAGCGTTTAATAAAGGAATTGAAATGATAAAGATTCAGCTTTCTTCACTTGTTGATTTTTCCCAGACTTATCTTTCATCTAATGTGCGGCGAAAACTTTTGGTTGTGTATGGTCTTTCGTTCTTGTATGACTATCTCTTTTTTGGTGTTGGTTCAGGCAACAGCAGGGTTTTGATGGAAAAGGTAAAACAGTATACTGTAAATGTTGAACTTCATAATTGGTTTTTGGATGTTCTTGTGTGTTACGGGACAGTGGTATTTATCTTGTATCTTGTTTGGATATTTTATCTACTTTATAATCTTTTCAAAATAAGAGAGAAAAATAGTACTTTAAGTCTGCCTGCAATCTCTTTGATGAGTTCTATTTCTGCCTTTTTTATATCAAGCATAAGTTCATCAAAGATGATTGAGATGAGGGTAATGTGGTTTATATTTGCACTTTCACTCTTTGTTTTGACAAAGTCAAAAGAAGAAAAAGGAGAGTATTGGGCTTGAAAAGAGTGCTGGTTCTGTCTTCTGCTCATCCATGGGATGACGAAAGAGTGTTTGGCAAAATAACAAAGAGTCTTTCGAAAAAGTATGAAACGGCCCTGTGCGCTGTTGCAGACAAGCAATTTTTTGAAGTGGATCGAGTAAAGATTTTTGGGCTTCCAAAATTGCCACGCTTAAAAAGATATAAAAATTATTTAAGAATCATAAGGATAATTAATGAGTTTAAACCAGACATAATTCACTTTCATGACCCTGACCTTTTGGTTTTGTCCTTGTACTTTAAATTTTTTTTGAAAAAGAAAGTAATATATGACGTTCATGAGGATTATCCTTTGGCTTTCAAAGATAGGAGATATTTTCCAGAACCGTTTTCTACAATGTTTTCAATTTTCTTTAATCTTGTCGAAAAAACTATAAGCAGGCTTTTGGATGGTGTTGTAACTGTCACAGAAGACATATATTCAAAATTTAAATGCAAGAACAAGGAGGTTATTAAAAATTATCCTGTTGCTGAGACCTTTTTTAAAGAAAAAGATAGCGATATTTATGGGACATTAAACCTCATATATATTGGGAGCGTTTCGCAGAGCAGAGGAATAACAAACTTGATTTTAGCAGTAAGAAGTTTACATGAACTTGACATAAGATTAGATATTGTTGGACCTGCTGAAAATCAAAAATACTTTGAAGAGATAAAAAAATACGAAGATGAAAAAATAAAGATATGGGGAAGAGTACCTAAAATAGATATCCCAGGAATTTTAAAAAGTGCTCATGTTGGGTTTGTAACGCTTTTGCCTCTTTTGCGATATAAAACTTCACTTCCTTTGAAACTTTTTGAATACATGGCTGCAAAGGTAGCTGTCGTTGCTTCAGACTTTGAGCTTTGGAGAAAAATAATTGAGGAATCAGACTGTGGTATTTTAGTTGACCCTACTGATATTCAGTCTATCTGCCAAGCCATATTGTTTTTTTATAACAACAGAGACCAGGTAATAA
Proteins encoded in this region:
- a CDS encoding O-antigen ligase family protein, with amino-acid sequence MENAFRFRLKQNVIPAILYFTFLSGFFGSTLAYPKLSYLFAYRIFLAFLFFLIFIDLMLNGIELRSFLNFSTFFLIGWCAYSLLSFLWAQDIKSAVRDQVFLTINIFVILIFMYYSRYLRWDVFENIILISFIIHLVVGYLEVVTDKHLWTSKVPLYNLHRTPSTFFANPNDFATYLVLYSPFILGLAINKSRNNFFKKWAAFLSAVLAIPLLILTTSRANYIGFLIALFVYFLLAGKDQKKNLLYYAAIFLVFLMFIIGFRLDFGAFNKGIEMIKIQLSSLVDFSQTYLSSNVRRKLLVVYGLSFLYDYLFFGVGSGNSRVLMEKVKQYTVNVELHNWFLDVLVCYGTVVFILYLVWIFYLLYNLFKIREKNSTLSLPAISLMSSISAFFISSISSSKMIEMRVMWFIFALSLFVLTKSKEEKGEYWA